TCTGTGGCCCTCCCCATCTCGCAGGCTTTACTTCCAGTCCCCACTCTGGGGAGCCTGAGCCTCGCGGGAAGCATGGCCCACACAAAAGAGATAGAGCAGAGACCTTTTATTGTTCAACTTGGGCTTCCCAGCCCGAGGGACAGGGGACAGCAATGGTGGTGGTGGATACAGGTGTCTGGACATGTCAAAGGGTTCCTTGTGGGGTAGGATGGAGGGCTTGTCAGAGTTGGGCTGGGACGCGGCTGCGGCTGTGGCTGGGGTTGAGGATGGTGTAACATGAAGGTGAATATGAAGGTGGTATGAGATGAGGAGAATACGAAATGAGGACCAGGAAGAGGGGactgggaaggctgagacaggaggatcacaagttcaaggccagcttggacacttggtgagaccctttctcaagataaaaataaaagaggattGCAGTTTAGTTCAGTGTTTGACTGCCATTCGGGAGACTAGTACTGAAAAAAACAGCAAATGAACAAACTAGGAATGAACATGGGTCAGAACTGAAGGTCAAGAGGGGTGTGGGGAAGGATGGGGAAATGGGTTGACTGTggaatggggagaggaagggctTTGCGGTGATGATTTGGTCTGGAAATGGGGTTGGGGCAGCCTGGGCCATTGAGAATAAGCTGGGGTAGTAGCTGGGGTTGGGTTGCTAAGTCAAGTTTAGGCTTTACAAGGTGATCTGCAGGAGGCCTTCAGAGGCTGTGGTTTGGAGACCGGGGAGGTTGTAGAGATGATATTTCTTGAGGGTACCTCTGAAGGATTAAGAACACTGTAAGCTCTGGGAAGGCCTGGGCGGCCAAGTACTGGGTGCTCTTCGGGGTCCTAGTAGTCTGTCTCCCAGTCTTCAGACAAAGGTGCTGGAGGCAGGGGTGGCTCCAGCCCTCCagcttccttctgttcctcctgcGATGGTGGTGTCGCTGGTTGGGCCTTGGGGCCAGCCCCAGGGCCTCTTGCCATGCTCCTCTCCTGCTCTTTGGCTCTCCCGGGGCTCCATCGTGACTGGCCCCGGCCCCTACCCCTGCCCCGGGAAGGCCTGCGCTCAATCTCACAGCCCCCACGGGCCTGGTCCCATCTCCTGGGAGGCCTCCTGACTGTGTCTGGTGCCATGTGGCATGGCTGGGCAGAGCAGGAGCAAGGGGGTAAGGACTGCTGGAAGTTGTAGGTTCCCAGGAGGGCACTATGTAGGAGGTAGGACAGAGTGTCCAGGCGGATGGGGACAGTGACAGAAGCCAGTTGCTCAGGGAGCCCCAGGTGGGCTGGGTCTAGGGTGCTCAGAAGTGAGGGTGGCAGGGCTGGGGTGGCTGGATCAGGCCATGCCTCAGTCCCGGCTAACGGCGGGGAAAGGTTGTCCCTAGGAAGAGAATAAGGCCGGTCAGTGCATCAACTACCTGTACCTTTGCACCGTCCCAGCATCCAACACCGCAGTTCCAATTCCCAGCTCTAAGTGTCTAAGGCTTAACtttgtaattaattattttacttatttattttgagacaaggtctcatgtagccaggctCGTCTCATACTCTGCTCTGCAGccgagaatggccttgaacttctgttccttTTGCTTCCATATCTGGAAGTATCTTGCTCAACAGTTCGCCACCAAAGTCCACCAGAGAGTTCCTAGGTCATAATACCTGGGTCTGTCTATTTGGTTTTTAAATGATACTTTCAGTTCAAGACACTCCTGGCTCTAATattctctgtcccctcttcttCACGAGGCTCTTTCCTGGAAGGTTTTTTATCTCACTCACCTATTGCACGAAGCCTTATCTTTTCGCTCTTCCATCTTCTCAACGCGGCTGAAATCTTTTCTAGATCCTTCTGGGGCTTTaacaggaaggggaggggcaaaagaagAAATGGCAAGGCCCATAGAAGCATGCAGCTCTGGGGCGGGGCTAGCGGGATGCAAGCAGCTGCCATTGGGCAGCCTCGAATATCCTCCCACCTAGATAGAACTGTCACTCATTTAGATCAGGGGACCAGGCCAGGACCCAGCTCCCCAATCCCCAGCTCTTGCTTGAACCTATGGGTCTAGACAAcaggcctcctccctcagactcagGGGTCCAGGCTCCAGCcctcttccctcagctcctcACCCTCCTCGCTTAGATCCACGAGTTCAGACTCGGCCTCCTCCCACAGACCCAAGGGATCCAGGCCTAGACCCACATGCCTCCCTCTGCATTTATACAGTTGCCTTCAGGCTGTTATTAAGAATTGCTGTGATTTTTAGACTGAGGACCCCAGGTCATGGTAAACTTAGGCATCCTGGGGGTAGATTCTGTTACATGTGACTGAAGTTTGCCTAGCTTCTTTATTTCGGTTTCCACGTTTTAGAATGGGGCTAATGTTATTGGTTCGGGTGAGACTTCTGTGATATCTCTTGACAGTATGTGTGCAAAGCTGTAAACACTGTCTTAGGTGCTATTATGGGTCTAAGGTCATTCAGAGATTCACCAGTCTGGCCATTAAtaaattttcaacaaaaaagaGGCTAGAGGCTTTTTTTATTCAGATACTAGTGCCAGGTCTACACCCAGGACTCGGGATTCCCAAACACAGCCCGCCACATGAGTCAGGGGTTTACAACGTCAAGGAACATAAAGTTACATTCTGATTACAGGCAGGCTCAAGGTTGTCGGAAGCAAAACAAGCTTTTGtttacagaaacaaaagcagcagTCAACCTTATGACCTAGTTTCATGCATAAACAACCGTTTTGTTAAAATTGTACAAGACCAGGCAATTTTAAAACAGCTCTTAACCCTTAATATTTGGAGGTCCAATTGTGCTTTACAGTTCTCATAAgcacaattatttttaaacttttagccaTCAACATAACAATAGCCAGCCCACTGCCATTAGATATTTatccttatttttaattatgtgtgtgtgtgtgtgagagtgtgagtgtgtgtgtgtgtgtgtgtgtgtgtgtgtgtgtgtgagcacagtaCATGCTGAGGCCAGAAAAGAGGAGTCGTGtcggatttcctggagctggagttactggtagTTGTTAAGCTGGGAAAACTGAACACAGATCCTCTGTAAAGcaacaagcattcttaaccaatatcaagtcatctctctagccccttagcTGGAGACATTGAGATCTGCTGACTGTCCCAGCAGTTTGTTAAGAAGCCATTGCCCTTCTGTCTATTTATTTAAGGCATATTTATTGAAAGTTGGCTGGCGGTGTTGGTGGAGGCGGatcatcaggagttcaaggtcatcctcacctacacagggaattccaggacagcttgcACTACATAAGAcgctgtttcaaaaacaaaacaaaactcaaccaGAGTCTCTGAAGATATTAAATCAGGGCAAAGAGGGCCTTTGGAATAGGTGCTTAGGGTATGATATCATAGGAAGgttccagaagacctggaggttGACTGGTCTAGTAGACAAAGCAGAGTAGGACTCTGGTCACAGCAAGCACAGGAATGAGGAAGGAAAAGTCTGGATTGTCTCttttttcaatttaattaaattatttatttatttatttatttatttatttatttatttatttattgctagtCTTCATGTAGCTAAGGGTGGCCTCATGCTGACCacgtagctgaagatgactttgaatttctgctcctccttccacctcccaagtgttggaattacagacttGTGTCACCGCATATGTTTTATGTGCTGCTGGGTTGAACCCAGAGCACTGTGCACTCAAAGCCAGCAGTCTGCTGACTacctacatccccagcctaaGATTTTgaacctttgattttttttttttcaaatttgtttttgtaGTGCTGGAAACAAAACCTAAggtgtcttttttattattattattttatgagaatgggtgttttgcctgcatatatgtctgcaccacatgcatgcagtgcctgagaaAGTCAGAAGATGGCAACAGATCCCCCTGGACACCATGTGGGCattaggaattgaaccctggtcctctgcaaaaacagcaagtgttctgaattgctaagccatttctctagttCCAAAGCTCACATGCGCAGCAAGTGCCCTTCCAGTCTTCCACTAGGCACACTCCTAactcctccccttcttttccccattcctctctcctcccttctcctctctctttccggAGTCTCATTAGcttaggctgtcctcaaatttgttatgtagctgatgaagaccttgaactcctgatccttctgtctcttgcTTCTCAGTActggcattaaataaataattccctgtctcgaaaaacaaaaaacaaaaaaataaataaatagttatcctccctctctcccttcctcccttcctccttccctccctccctccctccctccctgcctctctccctgcctccctcctctctctccctccttcccttcctccctccttctcttccttcctccctccctttcttcttcccttcctctctccctccttccctccctccttctctccctccctccttctctccctccctctctcctctctctccctccttcccttcctccctccttctcttccttcctccctccctttcttcttcccttcctctctccctccctccttccctccccctccctccctctctcctttctctctccctcctttcctccttccctccctccctcccttccctctttttaAAAGCACTGTTTGTATGGAATCCAGGGCTTCTGGCATGCCAGGTAAGCCCTCTACTGCTGAGCTGTATCCCTGAGCCCTATTCCATTGTAAGAGAATGGGAGTGCTTGGGCTGCTCATATACCCCTGTAACCCTAGCCTtggggagacaggcagatacAGTAGGGTTGGGATCAACCCAGACAAGTTCCAGGTCTCCATGGGCTACAGAGGTGGACCCTATCCTAATAATAAACACTTTGTGCGATTTGAAGCTCATGTGTGACATAATTTGACTTATGCTTTGAGACGAGACCTTGCCTGTGGCTGGAGAGTGGGTTTTGATGTGTAGTGAACCTGGAAGCTGAAGACTAAGTTGAGAAGTGTTTGAGAAACAGGACAACCTATTGGACTGCTGGAGTGGGTCCTCCCAAATCAAAGGTGacacagggtttttgtttgtttgtttgtcttcccAGTGTTAGAGGCTGAATACAGGACCTGGTACAAGTTAGACAGGCACCCTACCAGCGACTGAACCCAGCCCCTCTTTTGCTTCTTGCTCTGCTCCTTAACTagtgtgtgaccttgagcaagctACATGGGCTTTCAGAGTCCTTGTGCGTGCCCATTTCCAGAGTGATGGGATTTCTCCTAGCCTATTCTTTTATTACTACTTTCCAGGTTTAGCTCCACTGGGAACAGGGGAAACTCTCCATCTTGGCTGCCTATATACCTGGCCTTTTAAGAGCAGCTTCCTTCCCTTGGCTCTGGCTCTGGCCCTGGGTAGGTGGTACCTCCTTGTACCTAGGAAGTGTGTTGCAGCAGTTCCTAATCTGGGTAAGTAAGCCATTAGGTAAGTTCTGGGGTTTGCTGCAAACTCCAGGGACTTTTTGTTCTGTCCCTGCAAGAAGAGGCAATGCAATTGCTTAGGAGACTGGTTTAGAAAATCCATCTCAAAGTCATTGTGAGGGTCACAGCGGTTTAGAAATCAGCAGAGAAGGAAGCCCTGGGGACTTGTGGGTCATGGGTGTGACCTCCAGCCAGCATGCTGAAGTGAAGTCTCGCCTCTCGCTGCTCTGCAGAGTTGTGGCCCCTCAGCCAAGTTAATCTCTTCCAGCTTTAAAATTCTTACCTTGTTAGGAAGCAGCGGTGTAGAGAGGACTCAGTACGCTGCTTGCTGCTTTTTCTGGATATGGGTGTCtatattttttatctttgtgCATGTATGTTCTACACATATGTATGGAGGGGAAGGGCAGCCTTGGGTGCCATCCTTCCAGCACCAtacattttctgagacaggtttttcaCTGGTCAGGTGGGCATTTTGCCATCTCCCttaggaatccacctgtctcaatCTCCCTGGCACTGTGATTCCAAGTGATTGCACAATGCCTGACTTTtgaattcttttataattttatttgtttatttatttatccagatatgtgtgagtgcatgcatgcgtgtgtgtttgtgtgtgtgaaagcatttttatatgtttatatgcttGTGCATTTATAATGGAGAGTGAATGTCggagggcaacttgtgggagttggctctTCACCGTCCaccaggtgggtcctggggatcgaactcaggtagCTTGGCAGGATGTGCTTTTACCCACTAACCATCTTATAGTAAAATAAAGGCGTTTTATTTGTCTCttaacatgagttctggggataaaactcaggaTACCAacagagctgtctccccagaGTGGTATTGTGTGTTTTGaagcatacattcacacacacacacacacacacacacacacacacacacacacacacacacacacacacacacacacacacacacacgagagcagCTCAGATGACAGAATGTCAGGTCAGCAGCAGCTGGGATGGTAAAGGAAGCAGCTGCTCAAATCCTCTGACATTCAGGATGAAGAATGTTCAGGACTGCTTAATAGAGGAAAAGTCAAAGCTGCCACTGAGATTTTGTGTCAGGGCATCTGGGGGAGGTGGTGGGATGGTAAGCTAGGGTCCATTGAGTGATGGCAGGAGGAAGTATCTTCTGGAGGGCTGCCCTTAGGAGAGAGTGTGGGAGGATGTTGCGCACTGGTATGTTGAGGCACAGCTACCTATGCTGTGCTGCCCTCTAGAGGCGGAGGCCATCGGTGCAGCTGTGGGAGCTTTTACTGGGGCCGTTTCACCCGTTCCCCAAGac
The nucleotide sequence above comes from Peromyscus maniculatus bairdii isolate BWxNUB_F1_BW_parent chromosome 1, HU_Pman_BW_mat_3.1, whole genome shotgun sequence. Encoded proteins:
- the C1H19orf84 gene encoding piRNA-mediated silencing protein C19orf84 homolog, whose translation is MEERKDKASCNRDNLSPPLAGTEAWPDPATPALPPSLLSTLDPAHLGLPEQLASVTVPIRLDTLSYLLHSALLGTYNFQQSLPPCSCSAQPCHMAPDTVRRPPRRWDQARGGCEIERRPSRGRGRGRGQSRWSPGRAKEQERSMARGPGAGPKAQPATPPSQEEQKEAGGLEPPLPPAPLSEDWETDY